One Pygocentrus nattereri isolate fPygNat1 chromosome 12, fPygNat1.pri, whole genome shotgun sequence DNA window includes the following coding sequences:
- the cdadc1 gene encoding cytidine and dCMP deaminase domain-containing protein 1 encodes MAAPHSTSLRPELEENGLGSERADSADVKERSTQTDSGRVRGPGPRLSKVNLFTLLSLWMELFPNRKSQRQDNGSARNTGLVVVHEQRVLGLHCSGPDLHAGQVAVIRHGPRLKGCDLYFSRKPCSTCLKMIINAGVNRISYWPADAEISLLSDGSSVAQSHLEEATLDALAAERLKSNSRPHICVLLQTLASSMLQYVEEKSQNSDFLGTIAVDDPSLDIGDLFRKERWRNWDDFSRTFLIEDEVQHRELLSKMGLENFCTEPHVSTLRQHMKDLIKVLACVAASVPVLEHEYGFYETEPTTNSHKTLPQDVVRHCIIQATLLAYRTEDPKVGVGTVIWAEDRWRAECDGTGAMYLVGCGYNAYPAGSEYAEFPQMDTRQEERRHRKYRYIIHAEQNALTFRSAEVRGQENTMLFVTKCPCDECVPLIKGAGIKQVYTADLDSGKDKHDISYKRFTQLSQVQKFIWQKSSLARNVSEEAAPPLPNGCLKHRMREESDCQGSKRLRT; translated from the exons ATGGCAGCTCCGCACAGCACGAGTCTGCGCCCAGAGCTCGAGGAGAACGGCCTGGGCTCAGAGCGCGCAGACAGCGCCGACGTGAAGGAGCGCAGCACTCAGACAGACAGCGGCAGAGTGCggg GCCCTGGACCGAGACTGTCCAAAGTTAACCTCTTCACATTGTTGAGTCTTTGGATGGAACTTTTCCCCAATAGGAAATCTCAGAGACAGGATAATGGATCT GCCCGAAACACTGGTCTGGTGGTGGTTCATGAGCAGAGAGTGCTGGGCCTGCACTGCTCTGGACCTGACCTACATGCAGGACAGGTAGCGGTCATCAGACATGGACCCAGGCTAAAAGGGTGTGACCTCTACTTCTCCAGAAAGCCGTGTTCAACCTGCCTCAAGATGATCATCAATG CTGGTGTAAATAGAATATCGTATTGGCCTGCTGATGCTGAGATAAGCCTGCTGTCTGATGGAAGCAGTGTTGCACAGTCCCATCTCGAGGAGGCCACATTGGATGCTCTAGCTGCTGAGAGATTGAAGTCCAACAGTAGGCCTCACATCTGTGTGCTCCTGCAGACTCTAGCCAGCTCCATGCTTCAATATGTAGAGGAGAAGTCCCAGAACAGTGACTTCCTGGGTACAATAGCAGTGGATGACCCTTCTCTGGACATCGGTGACCTCTTTAGGAAGGAACGCTGGAGGAACTGGGATGACTTTTCTAGGACGTTCCTCATAGAGGATGAGGTTCAGCACAGGGAGCTGCTCAGTAAGATGGGTCTGGAGAATTTCTGCACTGAACCGCATGTCAGTACACTGCGGCAACACATGAAAGACTTGATTAAAGTTCTGGCCTGTGTGGCTGCCAGTGTTCCAGTCCTAGAACATGAATATGGGTTCTATGAGACAGAACCCACAACTAATAGTCATAAGACATTGCCTCAAGACGTTGTACGACACTGTATCATACAGGCCACATTGCTGGCGTACAGAACAG AAGATCCTAAAGTGGGCGTGGGCACAGTCATTTGGGCTGAGGACAGATGG CGGGCTGAGTGTGACGGTACAGGTGCCATGTACCTGGTGGGCTGTGGTTATAATGCTTACCCTGCAGGCTCAGAGTACGCAGAGTTCCCGCAGATGGACACCAGGCAGGAGGAGAGGCGCCATCGCAAGTACCGGTACATCATCCATGCTGAACAGAATGCACTTACTTTCAG GAGTGCTGAGGTGAGGGGGCAGGAGAACACCATGCTGTTTGTGACTAAGTGCCCATGTGATGAATGTGTGCCTCTAATCAAAGGCGCAGGCATCAAGCAGGTTTACACCGCTGACCTGGACAGTGGGAAAGACAAGCATGACATCTCCTACAAGCGCTTCACTCAGCTCAGCCAAGTGCAGAAGTTCATT TGGCAGAAGTCGTCTCTGGCTAGAAATGTTTCTGAAGAAGCTGCTCCACCTTTACCAA ATGGCTGCTTGAAAcacagaatgagagaggaatCTGACTGCCAGGGCAGTAAGAGACTGAGAACATGA
- the rcbtb1 gene encoding RCC1 and BTB domain-containing protein 1 isoform X1: protein MERCRSISTASSCSVSSGSGAVSAPAPKPVSPTPRSISSIAMVDVSKWPLFTLMSAQEIASIRQACVFGTSANEAIYITHDDEVYVFGLNCSNCLGTGDSQSTIVPKKLDCLSGKKVVSLSYGSGPHVLLATDEGELFAWGHNGYSQLGNGTTNQGVSPVLVSTNLQNKRVIEVACGSHHSLALSHDGEVFAWGYNNCGQVGSGSTANQPTPRKVSNCLQNKAVVSIACGQTSSMAVSDNGEVYGWGYNGNGQLGLGNNGNQLTPCRLAALQGLCVLQIASGYAHSLALTDEGLLYAWGANTYGQLGTGNKSNQMSPVQVMAEKERIVEIAACHSTHTSAAKTQSGQVYMWGQCRGQSIVLPHLTHFSCTDDVFACFATPSVMWRLLSVEHDDFLTVAQSLKKEFDSPETSDLKFSVDGKFIHVHKAVLKIRCEHFRSMFQSHWNEDMKEVIEIDQFSYPVYRSFLEFLYTDTVDLPPEDAIGLLDLATSYCENRLKRLCQHIIKRGITVENAFSLLSAAVRYDAEDLEEFCFKFCVNHLTEVTQTAAFWQIDGNMLKEFICRASRCGAFKN from the exons ATGGAGCGGTGCCGTAG tATTAGCACTGCCAGTAGCTGCAGTGTGTCCTCCGGTAGCGGTGCTGTTTCTGCCCCTGCCCCCAAGCCTGTCTCCCCCACCCCTCGGAGCATCAGTAGTATAGCCATGGTGGACGTCAGCAAATGGCCCCTCTTTACACTCATGAGTGCGCAGGAGATTGCCTCAATACGACAGGCGTGTGTCTTTGGAACGTCTGCTAACGAGGCCATCTACATCACCCATGATGATGAG GTGTACGTGTTTGGGCTGAACTGCAGTAACTGTTTGGGCACAGGGGACAGTCAGAGCACCATCGTCCCCAAAAAACTGGATTGCCTGAGTGGGAAGAAGGTGGTCAGTCTCAGCTATGGCAGTGGGCCTCATGTTCTACTTGCTACAGAtg agGGAGAGCTATTTGCTTGGGGACATAACGGGTACAGTCAGCTTGGTAATGGAACAACCAATCAGGGAGTGTCTCCTGTGCTGGTGTCCACTAACCTGCAAAACAAGAGGGTGATTGAGGTGGCCTGTGGGTCGCACCACTCGTTGGCTCTGAGCCATGATGGGGAG GTGTTCGCCTGGGGGTACAACAACTGTGGTCAGGTGGGCTCAGGCTCCACTGCCAACCAGCCCACACCACGTAAAGTCTCCAACTGCCTCCAGAACAAAGCAGTGGTCAGCATAGCCTGTGGCCAGACCTCCTCCATGGCTGTGTCAGACAATGGggag gtgTATGGTTGGGGTTATAATGGTAATGGACAGCTTGGGTTGGGAAATAATGGGAACCAGCTCACTCCATGCCGTCTAGCAGCGCTACAGGGTCTGTGTGTTCTGCAG ATTGCGTCTGGTTACGCCCACTCGCTGGCACTAACAGATGAGGGGCTTCTGTACGCTTGGGGAGCCAACACTTATGGTCAGCTTGGTACAGGCAACAAGAGCAACCAGATGAGTCCCGTTCAGGTCATGGCCGAGAAAGAGAG GATTGTGGAGATAGCTGCCTGCCACTCCACACACACCTCCGCAGCAAAGACCCAGAGCGGTCAGGTGTATATGTGGGGTCAGTGTAGAGGCCAGTCCATCGTCCTGCCCCACCTCACACACTTCTCCTGCACGGACGACGTTTTCGCCTGCTTTGCAACGCCTTCAGTCATGTGGAGACTGCTGTCAGTAG AGCATGATGACTTCCTGACAGTGGCCCAGTCTCTGAAGAAAGAGTTCGACAGCCCTGAGACTTCAGACCTCAAGTTCAGCGTAGATGGCAAATTTATTCACGTCCACAAAGCAGTGCTCAAAATCAG GTGTGAACACTTCCGGTCCATGTTTCAGTCCCACTGGAATGAGGATATGAAAGAGGTCATAGAGATCGATCAGTTCTCATACCCTGTCTACCGCTCTTTCCTTGAGTTCCTCTACACAGACACGGTGGATCTTCCTCCAGAAGATGCCATCG GACTGCTGGATCTGGCAACCTCTTACTGTGAGAACAGGCTGAAGCGGCTATGTCAGCACATCATTAAGCGAGGCATTACTGTAGAGAATGCCTTCTCCCTGCTGTCTGCTGCAGTTAGATACGATGCTGAG GATCTGGAGGAATTCTGTTTCAAGTTCTGCGTGAACCACCTGACCGAGGTCACCCAGACAGCAGCATTCTGGCAGATTGATGGGAACATGTTGAAGGAGTTTATCTGCAGAGCCAGCCGCTGTGGAGCCTTCAAAAACTGA
- the arl11 gene encoding ADP-ribosylation factor-like protein 11: MGHMLSKKFLKTQQVVLMGLDSAGKSTLLYRIQRGVVMQTSPTVGFNVLTLELDKKTVFTVWDIGGQGSMRAYWKYYLENCEALVFVVDASDRARMEEAKTALKKVLSDHNMTDIPLMVLANKSDLPDAMTVSEVSKQLDMDSYKNGVWEIQACSALKGLGLQQAFQSVAKLIQNN; this comes from the coding sequence ATGGGGCACATGCTATCAAAAAAGTTCCTCAAGACTCAGCAGGTGGTTCTAATGGGCCTGGATTCAGCTGGGAAATCCACATTACTCTACAGGATCCAGCGAGGGGTCGTCATGCAAACCTCACCCACCGTAGGCTTCAATGTGTTGACCTTGGAACTGGACAAGAAGACGGTGTTTACCGTCTGGGACATAGGTGGGCAGGGGAGCATGAGAGCCTACTGGAAGTATTACTTGGAGAACTGCGAGGCTCTGGTGTTTGTGGTGGACGCTAGTGACCGTGCTAGAATGGAAGAGGCCAAGACAGCTCTGAAGAAAGTCCTGTCTGACCACAACATGACAGACATTCCTTTGATGGTCCTGGCCAACAAATCAGACCTGCCAGACGCAATGACAGTCAGCGAGGTGTCCAAGCAGCTGGATATGGATAGCTACAAGAACGGGGTTTGGGAGATCCAAGCATGCAGTGCTTTGAAAGGACTAGGACTCCAGCAGGCTTTTCAGTCTGTGGCCAAACTGATTCAGAACAACTGA
- the rcbtb1 gene encoding RCC1 and BTB domain-containing protein 1 isoform X2: MVDVSKWPLFTLMSAQEIASIRQACVFGTSANEAIYITHDDEVYVFGLNCSNCLGTGDSQSTIVPKKLDCLSGKKVVSLSYGSGPHVLLATDEGELFAWGHNGYSQLGNGTTNQGVSPVLVSTNLQNKRVIEVACGSHHSLALSHDGEVFAWGYNNCGQVGSGSTANQPTPRKVSNCLQNKAVVSIACGQTSSMAVSDNGEVYGWGYNGNGQLGLGNNGNQLTPCRLAALQGLCVLQIASGYAHSLALTDEGLLYAWGANTYGQLGTGNKSNQMSPVQVMAEKERIVEIAACHSTHTSAAKTQSGQVYMWGQCRGQSIVLPHLTHFSCTDDVFACFATPSVMWRLLSVEHDDFLTVAQSLKKEFDSPETSDLKFSVDGKFIHVHKAVLKIRCEHFRSMFQSHWNEDMKEVIEIDQFSYPVYRSFLEFLYTDTVDLPPEDAIGLLDLATSYCENRLKRLCQHIIKRGITVENAFSLLSAAVRYDAEDLEEFCFKFCVNHLTEVTQTAAFWQIDGNMLKEFICRASRCGAFKN, translated from the exons ATGGTGGACGTCAGCAAATGGCCCCTCTTTACACTCATGAGTGCGCAGGAGATTGCCTCAATACGACAGGCGTGTGTCTTTGGAACGTCTGCTAACGAGGCCATCTACATCACCCATGATGATGAG GTGTACGTGTTTGGGCTGAACTGCAGTAACTGTTTGGGCACAGGGGACAGTCAGAGCACCATCGTCCCCAAAAAACTGGATTGCCTGAGTGGGAAGAAGGTGGTCAGTCTCAGCTATGGCAGTGGGCCTCATGTTCTACTTGCTACAGAtg agGGAGAGCTATTTGCTTGGGGACATAACGGGTACAGTCAGCTTGGTAATGGAACAACCAATCAGGGAGTGTCTCCTGTGCTGGTGTCCACTAACCTGCAAAACAAGAGGGTGATTGAGGTGGCCTGTGGGTCGCACCACTCGTTGGCTCTGAGCCATGATGGGGAG GTGTTCGCCTGGGGGTACAACAACTGTGGTCAGGTGGGCTCAGGCTCCACTGCCAACCAGCCCACACCACGTAAAGTCTCCAACTGCCTCCAGAACAAAGCAGTGGTCAGCATAGCCTGTGGCCAGACCTCCTCCATGGCTGTGTCAGACAATGGggag gtgTATGGTTGGGGTTATAATGGTAATGGACAGCTTGGGTTGGGAAATAATGGGAACCAGCTCACTCCATGCCGTCTAGCAGCGCTACAGGGTCTGTGTGTTCTGCAG ATTGCGTCTGGTTACGCCCACTCGCTGGCACTAACAGATGAGGGGCTTCTGTACGCTTGGGGAGCCAACACTTATGGTCAGCTTGGTACAGGCAACAAGAGCAACCAGATGAGTCCCGTTCAGGTCATGGCCGAGAAAGAGAG GATTGTGGAGATAGCTGCCTGCCACTCCACACACACCTCCGCAGCAAAGACCCAGAGCGGTCAGGTGTATATGTGGGGTCAGTGTAGAGGCCAGTCCATCGTCCTGCCCCACCTCACACACTTCTCCTGCACGGACGACGTTTTCGCCTGCTTTGCAACGCCTTCAGTCATGTGGAGACTGCTGTCAGTAG AGCATGATGACTTCCTGACAGTGGCCCAGTCTCTGAAGAAAGAGTTCGACAGCCCTGAGACTTCAGACCTCAAGTTCAGCGTAGATGGCAAATTTATTCACGTCCACAAAGCAGTGCTCAAAATCAG GTGTGAACACTTCCGGTCCATGTTTCAGTCCCACTGGAATGAGGATATGAAAGAGGTCATAGAGATCGATCAGTTCTCATACCCTGTCTACCGCTCTTTCCTTGAGTTCCTCTACACAGACACGGTGGATCTTCCTCCAGAAGATGCCATCG GACTGCTGGATCTGGCAACCTCTTACTGTGAGAACAGGCTGAAGCGGCTATGTCAGCACATCATTAAGCGAGGCATTACTGTAGAGAATGCCTTCTCCCTGCTGTCTGCTGCAGTTAGATACGATGCTGAG GATCTGGAGGAATTCTGTTTCAAGTTCTGCGTGAACCACCTGACCGAGGTCACCCAGACAGCAGCATTCTGGCAGATTGATGGGAACATGTTGAAGGAGTTTATCTGCAGAGCCAGCCGCTGTGGAGCCTTCAAAAACTGA